The Flaviramulus sp. BrNp1-15 genome has a window encoding:
- a CDS encoding S9 family peptidase yields the protein MKKDIKIPVARKISKELKIHNDVRIDNYYWLNDRENPEVIAYLNAENEYTNHVMKHTEAFQNQLFEEMKGRIKEDDTTVPYKLNGYWYITRYETGKDYPVYLRKKETLDAPEEVLFDCNEMAKGHSYFNLGGISISPDNKLAAYSTDTVSRRQYTIQIKNLETGEIYSDKILNTTGRATWANDNKTLFYTMKDVITLRSNKIFKHKLHTDPQEDIEVYHETDETFNTFVYKTKSKKYIVIGSSSTLSSEYRILNADTPDETFKVFQPRITDLEYSIAHYGDHFYIISNNDKSTNFKVSKTNEETTELKHWKDLIPHRKDVLIEDIEIFKDYLVINERENGLNNLRIISWDGTEDYYLPFSSETYTTYIGNNPDFNSDVLRYGFNSLISPSAVVDYNFKTKQREIKKEQEVLGGKYNKENYEAKRVWATARDGVKIPISLVYKKGIKLDGTNPLLQYAYGSYGSTVDPSFSSIRLSLLDRGFVYAISHIRGGEYLGREWYETGKLLTKINTFTDFIDCSKYLIEQKYTSNKHLYAYGGSAGGLLMGAIINMNPELYNGILAAVPFVDVVTTMLDDTIPLTTGEYDEWGNPNHEEYYSYMKSYSPYDNVEAKDYPNMLVTTGLHDSQVQYWEPAKWVAKLRELKTDSNKLLLHTDMDSGHGGASGRFESLKEVALEYAFLLDLEGIHG from the coding sequence TTGAAAAAAGACATTAAAATTCCAGTAGCTAGAAAAATATCTAAAGAATTAAAGATTCATAACGATGTTAGAATAGATAATTATTATTGGTTAAATGATAGAGAAAATCCCGAGGTTATTGCGTATTTAAATGCTGAAAATGAGTACACAAATCACGTAATGAAGCATACCGAAGCTTTTCAAAACCAGTTATTTGAAGAGATGAAAGGTAGAATTAAAGAGGATGATACCACGGTTCCTTACAAATTAAATGGTTATTGGTACATTACGCGCTACGAAACAGGTAAAGATTACCCTGTTTATTTACGTAAAAAAGAGACTTTAGACGCACCAGAAGAAGTTTTGTTTGACTGTAACGAAATGGCTAAAGGCCATTCCTATTTTAATTTAGGTGGTATTTCTATTAGTCCAGATAATAAACTAGCAGCTTATTCAACCGATACTGTTAGTAGAAGACAATACACCATTCAAATAAAAAATTTAGAAACTGGTGAGATTTATTCAGATAAGATTTTAAATACAACAGGGCGAGCTACTTGGGCAAACGATAATAAAACATTGTTTTACACCATGAAGGATGTAATAACGCTACGTTCTAATAAAATATTTAAACATAAATTACATACAGATCCTCAAGAAGATATTGAAGTTTATCATGAAACTGATGAAACTTTTAACACCTTTGTTTATAAAACTAAGTCGAAAAAATATATTGTAATTGGGTCGTCTAGCACATTATCTTCTGAATATAGAATATTAAATGCCGATACTCCAGATGAAACATTTAAAGTTTTTCAACCTCGTATAACAGATTTAGAATACTCTATTGCTCATTATGGTGATCATTTTTATATCATTTCAAATAATGATAAATCTACCAATTTTAAGGTTTCAAAAACCAATGAAGAAACTACGGAATTAAAACATTGGAAAGATTTAATTCCGCACAGGAAAGATGTTTTAATAGAAGATATTGAAATATTCAAGGACTATTTAGTTATAAATGAACGTGAAAACGGACTCAATAATTTGCGAATTATAAGTTGGGATGGGACAGAAGATTATTATTTACCCTTCAGTTCTGAAACGTATACAACATATATTGGTAATAACCCAGATTTTAACAGCGATGTACTACGCTATGGTTTTAACTCTTTAATTTCACCAAGTGCTGTTGTTGATTACAATTTTAAGACTAAGCAACGCGAAATCAAGAAAGAGCAGGAAGTTTTAGGAGGTAAATATAATAAAGAAAACTACGAAGCAAAACGAGTATGGGCAACAGCTCGCGATGGAGTGAAAATACCTATTTCCTTAGTTTATAAAAAAGGAATTAAGTTAGATGGAACTAATCCACTATTACAATATGCTTATGGATCATACGGCTCAACTGTAGACCCTTCGTTTTCCAGTATTCGCTTAAGTTTGTTAGATAGAGGTTTTGTTTATGCTATTTCTCATATTAGAGGCGGAGAATATTTAGGACGTGAATGGTATGAAACAGGAAAACTGCTAACCAAAATAAATACGTTTACCGATTTTATTGATTGCTCTAAATATTTAATAGAGCAAAAGTATACTTCAAACAAGCATTTATATGCCTATGGAGGTTCTGCTGGTGGTTTATTAATGGGAGCAATAATTAATATGAATCCTGAGCTTTATAACGGAATTTTAGCAGCTGTACCTTTTGTAGATGTAGTTACAACTATGCTAGATGATACTATTCCGCTTACAACAGGAGAGTATGATGAGTGGGGAAATCCAAATCATGAAGAATATTACAGCTATATGAAATCCTATTCACCTTACGATAATGTTGAAGCAAAGGATTATCCAAACATGCTGGTTACTACAGGTTTGCATGATTCTCAAGTACAATATTGGGAACCTGCAAAATGGGTGGCAAAATTAAGAGAATTAAAAACAGATTCTAACAAATTATTATTACATACCGATATGGATTCCGGTCATGGCGGGGCGTCAGGGCGTTTTGAAAGCTTAAAAGAGGTCGCTTTAGAATATGCTTTTTTATTAGATTTAGAAGGAATTCATGGTTAA
- a CDS encoding PLP-dependent cysteine synthase family protein, giving the protein MKHRNQVFDNVLDLVGNTPLVKLNKIASKFKGNFYAKIESFNPGQSSKDRIALYIIEEAEKKGILSPGDTIIETTSGNTGFSIAMVSIIKGYDCVLAVSSKSSADKIDMLKTMGAKVYVCPAHVSADDPRSYYQVAKRLHEEIKGSVYINQYFNQLNIDAHYKSTGPEIWEQTGGEITHLVACSGTGGTISGTAKYLKEQNPDIQIIGVDAFGSVIKKYHETREFDEKEIYPYRIEGLGKNLIPTATDFDVIDEFVKVTDEDSAHTARLIAKKEGMFVGYTSGAAIQAILQLGEEGRFKKDDNVVVIFPDHGSRYMSKVYSDKWMNEQGFFDSVNEAATQSIQYIK; this is encoded by the coding sequence ATGAAACACAGAAATCAAGTATTTGATAATGTATTAGATTTAGTAGGCAATACTCCGCTTGTTAAACTTAATAAAATAGCTTCCAAGTTTAAAGGAAACTTTTATGCAAAAATAGAATCTTTTAACCCTGGACAATCTTCCAAAGACAGAATTGCACTTTACATTATAGAAGAAGCAGAGAAAAAGGGTATCCTTTCTCCTGGCGATACTATTATAGAAACAACTTCTGGTAATACAGGCTTTAGCATTGCCATGGTTAGTATTATTAAAGGTTATGATTGTGTATTAGCAGTGAGTTCTAAATCTTCAGCAGATAAAATTGATATGCTGAAAACAATGGGAGCCAAGGTTTATGTATGTCCTGCTCATGTTAGTGCAGATGATCCAAGATCGTATTATCAAGTTGCAAAACGTTTGCACGAAGAAATTAAAGGTTCGGTTTATATTAATCAGTATTTCAATCAATTAAATATTGACGCACATTATAAATCTACAGGGCCAGAAATTTGGGAACAAACAGGAGGTGAAATTACGCATCTTGTAGCTTGTAGTGGTACAGGAGGAACTATTTCTGGTACTGCTAAATATTTAAAAGAGCAAAATCCAGATATACAAATAATTGGTGTTGATGCTTTTGGCTCAGTCATTAAAAAATATCATGAAACCAGAGAGTTTGATGAAAAAGAAATTTATCCATACCGAATTGAAGGTTTGGGTAAAAATTTAATTCCAACAGCTACAGATTTTGATGTTATTGATGAGTTTGTTAAAGTTACTGATGAAGACAGCGCCCATACAGCTCGCTTAATAGCTAAAAAAGAGGGTATGTTTGTTGGTTATACTTCTGGTGCAGCTATTCAGGCTATACTTCAATTAGGAGAAGAAGGTAGATTTAAAAAAGATGATAATGTAGTTGTTATTTTTCCAGATCATGGTTCGCGTTACATGAGTAAAGTTTACAGTGATAAATGGATGAATGAACAAGGCTTTTTTGATAGTGTTAATGAGGCGGCAACACAAAGTATTCAGTACATAAAGTAA